A single Anopheles funestus chromosome 2RL, idAnoFuneDA-416_04, whole genome shotgun sequence DNA region contains:
- the LOC125765454 gene encoding arrestin domain-containing protein 3-like → MPKEKTSKHVKCDVLFDDNSSGIFAAGDRVTGTIELHLTKIKKVRGVCLLISGFSAVFWEAKVPDGPKNKKVKAQFKGREDFIKKKLYLAGSENGAGMQLPPNHIRYKFDFTIPPAAPTSMEGKYGHVRYLLQVTLERPWKFDHNFQQPFTVVCQADLNKSNEVLCIPTKAENMITFYCGLCRSRPLMVSATTPKSGYAPGETIELEVFVQNSSKVAVSEIEIKFQKILKFTSQTRVIGQTQIPKEENNIQYEVLEVHKIPTVEGENDARFVENFVVGPIPSTETAQSRIVAVGYELALVVKPQASTKRMKLNIPITIGQIPLAGSATPYSISGGLHKLNDTLNEHSSAPPAYEA, encoded by the exons ATGCCGAAGGAAAAAACCTCGAAGCATGTGAAGTGCGACGTACTGTTTGATGACAACTCGAGCGGCATATTTGCGGCCGGTGATCGTGTTACCGGGACGATCGAGCTCCACCTTACTAAGATCAAGAAAGTGCGAG GTGTCTGTCTGCTTATCTCCGGGTTTTCGGCCGTGTTTTGGGAGGCGAAGGTACCGGATggtccaaaaaacaaaaaagttaaagCCCAATTTAAGGGCCGCGAAGACTTCATCAAGAAGAAGCTGTATCTGGCCGGATCGGAAAATGGTGCCGGTATGCAGCTACCACCCAACCACATACGTTACAAGTTCGATTTCACCATCCCACCAGCAGCGCCGACCTCGATGGAGGGAAAGTACGGACACGTCCGGTATCTGCTACAGGTGACGCTTGAGCGGCCTTGGAAGTTTGATCACAACTTCCAGCAACCGTTCACCGTCGTGTGTCAGGCGGATCTGAACAAAAGCAACGAGGTGCTGTGCATACCGACCAAGGCAGAAAATATGATAACATTCTACTGTGGTTTGTGCCGATCCCGTCCGCTGATGGTATCGGCGACAACACCGAAGTCGGGCTATGCACCGGGTGAAACGATCGAGCTAGAGGTGTTTGTGCAAAACTCCAGCAAGGTGGCAGTGAGCGAGATTGAGATCAAGTTCCAGAAGATCCTCAAATTTACCAGCCAGACGCGTGTCATCGGCCAGACGCAAATAccgaaggaagaaaataacaTCCAGTACGAGGTGCTAGAGGTACACAAGATTCCAACCGTCGAGGGTGAGAACGATGCCCGGTTTGTGGAAAACTTTGTCGTCGGTCCAATTCCGTCCACCGAAACGGCGCAGAGTCGTATCGTAGCAGTAGGATACGAGCTGGCACTTGTCGTTAAACCACAGGCGTCTACCAAACGCATGAAGCTTAACATACCGATTACGATCGGCCAGATCCCATTGGCAGGATCTGCCACGCCGTACTCGATATCGGGAGGACTGCATAAGCTGAACGATACATTAAACGAGCACAGCAGCGCACCGCCGGCATATGAGGCCTAG
- the LOC125765446 gene encoding arrestin domain-containing protein 17-like yields MGRDKNKSSKHIKCDVQFDDNPQGVFRAGDTVSGTVEIQLDKPKKFRGIALRINGFAATSWNAKLKGTDAKNTKNNKKTHFNGREDYFGSITYFVGSDVGNPLEVLAGVYRYTFACEIPSNAPSSKEGKYGHIRYVVKLSLERPWKFDHIFQMPFIVKSHADLSLAQERMLKPSRAELVQTFYFGLTDPLIVTAATPRTGYAPGEVIEVSIHVNNQSSVDVRSITVKFQRIDTFLSQVPIVKQYLEHTVMEERTIGRVAGRNDAIFEENILIGSTVPTDDERCKIIMTRYELEVMIRPVRSRKKLFLALPIVVGTVGLPKSLYPMEMLSKERAALGMDSTDAGTLLANSPIPSESPPPYPDDEQPSTSRAFSTDNLTDGPTAPSSDDVKEHEFEKGSEPYTPRDFDEND; encoded by the exons ATGGGCAGGGATAAGAACAAAAGCTCCAAGCACATCAAGTGCGACGTCCAGTTCGACGACAATCCGCAGGGAGTTTTCCGGGCAGGTGATACCGTCAGCGGGACGGTAGAAATACAGCTGGACAAACCAAAGAAATTTCgag GCATTGCTCTTCGTATCAACGGTTTCGCTGCAACGTCCTGGAATGCGAAACTAAAAGGAACCGATgctaaaaacaccaaaaataacaaaaagacTCACTTCAACGGCCGGGAGGATTACTTCGGTAGTATAACCTACTTCGTCGGGTCGGATGTTGGGAACCCGCTGGAAGTGTTGGCCGGTGTTTACCGGTACACGTTCGCGTGTGAAATTCCATCAAATGCACCATCCTCCAAGGAAGGAAAGTATGGCCACATCCGATACGTGGTGAAGCTATCGCTCGAACGTCCGTGGAAGTTCGATCACATCTTTCAGATGCCATTTATCGTGAAAAGCCATGCCGATCTGAGCTTGGCACAGGAACGGATGCTGAAACCGTCCAGGGCCGAATTAGTTCAAACGTTCTACTTTGGGCTAACGGATCCACTGATCGTGACAGCGGCAACACCCCGTACGGGATACGCTCCCGGTGAAGTGATCGAAGTGTCGATCCATGTCAACAACCAGAGCAGTGTGGACGTACGCAGCATCACGGTGAAGTTCCAGCGCATCGACACCTTCCTCAGCCAGGTACCGATCGTAAAACAATATCTCGAGCATACGGTCATGGAGGAGCGTACCATCGGACGTGTTGCTGGGCGGAACGATGCGATATTCGAGGAGAACATACTGATCGGCTCGACCGTACCAACGGATGACGAACGGTGCAAGATCATCATGACGCGGTACGAGCTGGAAGTTATGATCCGTCCGGTACGATCGAGAAAGAAACTGTTCCTTGCATTACCGATCGTGGTCGGTACGGTGGGACTGCCGAAATCACTCTACCCGATGGAGATGCTGAGTAAGGAAAGGGCCGCCCTCGGGATGGATTCAACCGATGCCGGTACACTCCTTGCTAATAGCCCGATACCATCGGAATCACCACCACCGTATCCGGATGATGAACAACCGTCCACATCTCGAGCTTTTTCCACCGATAACTTAACCGATGGTCCAACAGCACCATCATCCGACGACGTAAAGGAGCACGAATTTGAGAAAGGTTCCGAACCGTACACTCCGCGTGATTTCGACGAGAATGACTAA